In the genome of Sphaeramia orbicularis chromosome 13, fSphaOr1.1, whole genome shotgun sequence, one region contains:
- the LOC115431697 gene encoding zinc finger protein 782-like, producing the protein MAERSKALRSGRSLPWRHPWLVMSYLLEPQGAAVDRKSPLLSRTHTKKRRPSARCPPVGPHRPVSVHVRPCEFNVKRSGCFCTFFALHAQLRLKLTLTCGSGSSVDKQRAHARCPGSDAVDVCDADVQQGSGVQEEVPHEHQDQSPSLDQEDPQPAHDTEEQEELEELGTGPEGEPPQGLMHLISVSESSADVQQLLVVKEEVPHEHQDQSPSLEQEDPDPAYVKEEQEELWTGQWMEEAHITKFPSTPVPVKSEDHEEEAQSSHLQRLDGEDCGGPEPANRVHAHGHLQRQTEDSEDTEDSEDWTERPEPGSHVDKKTEAPSSRSTEQMETEDDGEDCGGPEPHMNPVHRKDSNRRAGPSKSKSRRNFDNNSSVDVTRARALGSSVGGTASSQKNMNSNMENNESLRELGGKRKRHLCCDCGKTFSQSSHLKRHMRIHTGEKPFCCSVCKKCFKHKHDVRIHMATHTGEKQFGCSVCGKRFIQKANLEIHMRLHTGEKPFCCLECGTRFTVKSHLDIHVRVHTGEKPFSCSVCNRRFSQRSAVQRHMKVHKPQKDG; encoded by the exons ATGGCCGAGCGGTCTAAGGCGCTGCGTTCAGGTCGCAGTCTCCCCTGGAGGC ATCCGTGGCTGGTGATGTCATACCTGCTGGAGCCACAGGGGGCAGCAGTGGACCGGAAGTCACCTCTACTGTCCAGAACACACACGAAGAAGAGGCGTCCGTCCGCTCGGTGTCCCCCGGTGGGTCCGCACAGGCCCGTGTCCGTCCACGTTCGTCCGTGTGAGTTCAACGTTAAACGAAGCGGCTGCTTTTGCACCTTTTTCGCTCTTCACGCGCAGCTCCGGCTGAAGCTGACGCTCACCTGCGGCTCTGGGTCTTCGGTGGACAAACAAAGAGCGCATGCGCGATGTCCAGGGAGCGACGCGGTGGACG TGTGTGATGCAGACGTCCAGCAGGGGTCAGGGGTTCAAGAGGAGGTTCCCCATGAGCATCAGGACCAGAGCCCCAGTCTGGACCAGGAGGATCCACAACCGGCCCACGATACAGAGGAACAGGAAGAACTGGAGGAACTGGGAACCGGTCCAGAGGGAGAACCGCCTCAAGGCCTCATGCATCTGATATCAGTGTCAG agaGTTCTGCAGACGTCCAGCAGCTGTTGGTGGTTAAAGAGGAGGTTCCCCATGAGCATCAGGACCAGAGCCCCAGTCTGGAGCAGGAGGATCCAGATCCAGCCTATgttaaagaggaacaggaggagctgTGGACCGGTCAGTGGATGGAGGAGGCCCATATCACCAAGTTCCCGTCCACTCCTGTCCCTGTGAAGAGTGAAGACCATGAAGAGGAAGCTCAGTCCTCACACCTTCAGAGACTAGATGGAGAGGACTGTGGAGGACCAGAACCTGCCAACAGAGTCCATGCACatggacatttacaaagacagactGAAGACTCTGAGGACACTGAGGACAGCGAAGACTGGACAGAGAGACCTGAACCTGGGTCACATGTGGACAAGAAGACAGAGGCTCCATCCAGCAGATCAactgaacagatggaaacagaagATGATGGAGAAGACTGTGGAGGaccagaaccacacatgaacccAGTCCACAGAAAGGACTCAAACAGAAGAGCTGGACCTTCTAAGTCCAAGAGTAgaagaaactttgacaacaatAGTTCTGTGGACGTTACAAGAGCCAGAGCGTTGGGTTCTTCTGTAGGAGGTACCGCATCATCTCAGAAAAACATGAACAGTAACATGGAAAATAATGAGAGTTTAAGGGAGTTAGGAGGTAAAAGGAAGCGACACCTCTGCTGCGACTGCGGTAAAACCTTCAGCCAGAGTTCACATCTGAAGAGACACATGAGGATTCACACCGGAGAGAAACCCTTCtgttgttcagtttgtaagaaatgtttcaaacacaaacacgaCGTCAGGATACACATGGCAACGCACACAGGAGAGAAACAGTTCGGAtgttcagtttgtggtaaaaGATTTATTCAGAAGGCAAACTTAGAAATTCACATGAGACTCCACACGGGAGAGAAACCGTTCTGTTGTTTAGAATGTGGCACGAGGTTCACAGTCAAGTCACACTTAGACATTCACGTCAGGGTTCACACGGGAGAGAAACCTTTCAGCTGCTCCGTCTGTAACCGCCGGTTCAGTCAGAGGAGCGCCGTTCAGAGACATATGAAGGTCCATAAACCACAGAAGGACGGTTAA